AATAGAAGAATTAAACCAAGCATTTGATGACCTGCAGGAAGGCAGATTTATAAAAGAGCAGACAGAATATTAAAAAAAGGGGTATTAATTTACTCCTTTCTATAATGTTTATGGTTTCTTTAAACAATAGTTTTTTTTATAATGTTAATAGTTTCTTTAAACAATAGTTTTTTTTATAATGGTTATATTTTCTTTAAACAATAGTTTTTAAAGCTACAACTAACTATAAAACATGTGATAAATTAACTTAAATCAATAAAGGTTATAAATCTAGAATAGATCTAAGCTTGAAAATGCCATCATCTTCCTTTACACACATCTTATGAAAAGTAATAGCTTTAACTTCAGAGCGGCGAGGATGAATATCCCAATTTATTTCCTCACCATAAGCAGAGCAAGTCAATTTATAATTTTCCAAATCAGATGAGTTTAAATCATCCCCATCATCATTATCCATTTTTTCAATATCAACCTTAAAATCAGAAAAGAACAAGAATTCTGTATCTTGTATGAATAAAAGTTCTTCTAAATAATCATACAAAAGAGAAACTAAATCTTCAGAAACTATTTCAAAATCTCTAGACTCTATCTTTTTTACTTTATCAATATCAGTTATTACATTAAACATAGCTAAACCTGCATTTTCATATGCTTCCTCTAGTGAATTACCATAAGCATAAAATCCAATATCTGCAGTAACATCAAAATAATCATATTTTTTAAAGTTTGATTCATCTATTTCCATAGCTATGCACCAATTTATTATTTAATTTTAATATTATTTAAACTACTTGAAAAAATCAGATGAAAATAGGCTTTGAAATTAAATAGGCCCTTATTGAATAGGTGAAATCATAGTTACTATTAGTTTTCAAATGCTCTCTTTCTCTTTTTTTATATATGCTTTTCAACTTACTATCATTAGCAAGAGAAATTTAAAGAAAACTTATATTAAAAAAGAGGTGAAAAAATGATAAAAGAGACTAACACCCATTGTGACTTAAGAAGAAAGAATAGCTTCGTAGATCCTATGACATTCCATAACCTTAAGATTGATTTTAAAGATTGCATGGTAATATTTGTAGTTTTTACAGTATTGCTTTTATCAATTTTAGCTGTTAGTGCAGCTCCAAACCCAGAAATGATGATCTGGGTATAATTAAACAATATCAAACCAAACCCATTGTTTATTAAAGGATGTAACCATATAAGATAAAGCTACTTATAGAACTATGGATATTATCCTGCAATATTAATGATTAAATAGGATTAATCATTGAAATATGATTTTTTATAGTTCTAATTAGATAAATTACATCCTTTAATCAATGCGTTTATAAAATTATCCTTTGTAAGTTTATTATTTTTAATTTATCATTTTTAAACACTAAAAACTCGAAACATGATCATCATTTAATCCTTAAACACCATACATTAATTTTTACTTCCTTTATTAATTTTTACTTTTTTTACTAATTTATTTATTATACCCTTTATTAACCTTTTGAATAATTTATTTATTAAGGGCTTCATTAAGTTTTTTAAAACATAAAAACATTTAATTACTTTAAAAGTCTATAAAGAAAGAAAATATTCAAAAATAAGAAAAGGAAAATAAAAAAAGAAAATATTCAAGAATAAGAAAAGGAAAATATTCAAAAATAAAAAAAGAAAATATTCAAAAATAAGAAAAGGAAAATGAAAAAATAAATTAGAGCTTAAAAATTAAAGATTACAGCCCTTAATATCTTCAGGAGCAAACCTTAAAATGATCTCTCTTGAATTGCCCCTAACTCCTTTTCCAGTAAATTTAGTATCAATCAATCTTAAAAATTCCAATTTTTCAAGAGTTCTATTGAAAGTAGCATAGCTTACATTAGCTTCTTCTTTAAATTGTTTAGATAACTCTCCAGCAGTTAGAATCTCATCACTATCAGCAACTGCCTTAAGTAAGGTTCTTTCAATATCATTCAAAGAATTAATAGTTTCCATTAAATTAACAGAGCCCTGTTTAGCTATTGCCTCTTCAACATGCTCTAATTCAATAGTCCTGCTTGCATTAGCTTCTGCAATATTACCGCACACCCTAAGAAGATCGATGCCCACTCTTAAATCTCCAACCTCAATAGTGTGATTAGCAATTTCTTCAACTATCTCATCTGATATTACACTTGGGAAAAATCCTGCCTTAGCCCTGTCTGAGAGAATATCGAATATTTCAGAATATGTGTATGGTTGGAATGTAATATCTTGAGGAATGAATACGGTGTTAACGTTTTTATCAAGAGCATATCTAAATTCCAAATCTGAAAGAATGGCAAAGATACCAGTTCTCACTCCTTCAAATTCCTCATAAGCTCTTAAAATATCATAAAATACTTTATTTGCATTTTGACTTTGGAATAAATAATTAACATCGTCAAAAGCAACAACCAATGCTTTGTTTTCTTCTCCAAGATATTTCATAACCTTTTCATATACCCTTGAAAAAGGAACTCCTGTCTCAGGAGGTTGATGTCCAAATAGCTTTTTATGAATTTGAGAAAAGATTCCAAAACGTGTTGTATGTAATTGACAATTAATATAACAACAAACAACTTTATCACTGATGTTTTCTACCAATTCAAAAACTTTCTTAATTGCAGTTGTTTTTCCAGTAGCACATGACCCCATAATAACTGAATTAGTAGGACGGCCCCCTTGAATGGCTGGCCTAATACACATAGCCATTCCTTCCATTTGACTATCCCTAAAATTAAAATTATCAGGCATATAATCTGGATTAAATGCATTTATGTTTAGGAATAATGTTTCATCAAACATTAAAATATCTTCTATTGCCATATAGTTTATTATATGTTTACTTATATAAAAAAGTTCTTTAAGTTTGAATAATGCTTTACAAATTTTATAAAAAATCCAATAAAGCTATAAAAATTAAATGATGTGGATTAATAAAGTGGATAAAAAAAGAAAATACTCAAAATAAGAAAAGGAAAATAGGAAAAATAAGAAAAATAAGAAAAGGAAAATAGGAAAAATAAGAAAAATAAAATAAGAAAAATAAAATAAGAAAAATAAATTAAGAAAAAATCTTAATTATCAACCAAATTGATTACTTTTACATCGGTATTTTCTAAAATCCAATTAAGAAGTCTTTCTGCATAAATTAACTTTTTAGTTTTTATTTCATCTGCAGGGCCAGTTTCCCCTTCAATATTTGGTCTTGAATATTTAGTAACAATTGTTCCAAAATCCATACCTGCAAGAACCATTTCATCTGCACCTAAAGCAATAGCTAAAAACATAGCTCTATCACCATCAGTAAATCCACCGAAATTATATAGATTACCTACTGGAACAGATTGGGTAGTTCCTAATATTTTATCAAAGCTTCCTGAGAATAAATCAATATTTTCTTCATTATTACCATGAGCATGAATAACAAAAGAAACTCCATGAGCATTTGCAGTTAGTAAATCAGAGATTTTACCATCTAAATCAGTGGCAATAATATCTGGAATAATATCTTCTTCTAAAAGAGCAGTGGTAGCACCATCAGCAGATATGAGAACATATTCATCTAAATTATAAGACTTACTATCTTCAATATGTTTTTTTAATGAAGGACCTGCACCAAAAACAATGAATTTGCCAGTGTCATTCTTTTTATAAACAGTTTCATCATACAAATCTTCAAGAGTTAAAAAGCCATGGTCATCAAGTATTTTATCTAATAAATCAGCAGATTTTTCATCATCATCTCTTGAAAATCCAAAGTCCTCAAGAATTTCTTTATACCATACCTCCCATTCATTAATATCCATAATCACACAACCAAAATAATTAAACTAATTAAATAAAATAAAAAATAATAAAATAAGATTTTAATATTTAAAATTCCCAATTACCCACTTCATTAATTCTGCCAGTTAAATCAATGTTTAAAGGAGTCAAGCTCGGACGTCTTTCTACCAATAGACAATAGCCATCAGTTCCTTCTTTAAAATTCTCAACTAATTTAGGAACGATCATAACTGTATCATTACCATCATCATCCTCTCTTTCAAGAATATTGGATTCCAGCATTTTATCTGCAAGGTAAGTTATCTTAATCTTATCAGACAATGGTTTAGATGGAATATTTAGGTTTAGTAAATTAATCCCTTCTGAAAGGCCTTCATCTAAAACTTTTTTAACTAATTTAACAAGGATCTTTTGTGCAAAGCTATAGTCTGCATCAACATACCACTGGCCATTTTCATCTTTTTTAAAGCAGTCATCATCAAGAAAGAGAGAGCATGCAATAGCAGGTACTCCTTGAGCAACAGCTTCAAGTGCAGCACAAACAGTTCCTGAAATGGTAATTTCAGATTTACTAATGTTGATTCCAGGATTGATTCCAGTTACAACCAAATCAGGCTTTTTATCACAAACATAATTAATACCTACATTAACAGAATCAGAAGGAGTTCCGGAAAGACCATAAGCTTCACTGCCATCAGCCAATTCATATTTATCTAAATATAAATGCTTCATAATATTGACTTTACGGCCTACACTACTATTATTCTCTTTAGGAGCTACAACAGTTAGATTAGCTAAATCCCCTAGTGCTTGCTTAGTAGCTAAAATTCCCGGAGCTAAAACACCATCATCATTAGATATTAAAATATTTTTCATGACAAACCTCTCCATGTAATATAATTCTATAATTAATAATACTTAATTATTCTTAAAAATGATCATAACAATCCTTAAAAATAATTATAATAAGTCTTAAAAATGATTATAATAATCCTTAAAAATAATTAAAAAATAAAAAAATTATAAAAGTCCTTAAAAATGCTTAAAAAAGTCAAAAAACTTAGATATTTTATTTATTGAAGGCATTGCAATATTGTTAATAAACTTAATTTGATAATTGAACATGAATCTTTCAAATTCTGATTTAACACTATCTAGCTCATTTGGAATATCAATAGACTGTGGACATAAACTCCTACACCTTCCACAATGATTACATAAACCAGCACTTGATTGTTTATTAGTTATTCCCCCAACAACAACATAATAATTCACAAGAGCATTTGAAATAGGCCCAAAAGCTTTTTTATTAAATAAATACTTATCATTATAAATTTTAAAACAATCTGGAATATTCACACCCTTCGGACAGGGAAGGCAATAGCCACAGCCAGTACAGCTGATCTCAATCATAGAATTAAAAATGCCCTGAGCTTTTTTTATCATCTCTAGTTCTTCATTTGATAAAGAGCCAACTTCAACTCTAGTAGCAATAGCCATATTTTCTTTAATCTGGCTAAGAGAACCCATCCCTGATAAGACACATGTGATTTCCTTTTGATTAAAAACCCAGCTTAAAGCCCAGTCTACAGAAGACCTACTAGAATCAGTGCCTTTAAATAAATCATCTAACTCTTTAGGTAATTCTCCTGCAAGAATCCCTCCCTTTAAAGGTTCCATAATAAAAACAGCAATATCCTTTTCATAAGCATATTTAATGCCTCTAATACCTGCTTGTGCATTAACATCCAAATAGTTATACTGAATAAGAACCATATCCCAATTGAAATCATCAATTGCCATATTAAATTCATTGGGAGCTCCATGATAAGAAAATCCAATATTTTTAATCTTGCCTTCAGCTCTTGCTTTTTCTAGAAATTCATAGATTCCAAGGTCTTTAAGCCTTAAAAGCGTAGTTAAATCAATACTGTGAATATAATAATAATCAATGCAATCTGTTTGAAGCTTTCTTAGTTGTTCATTTAAAAATGCACCCATATCTTCACTGGATCTTAGCATCCATGAAGGTAATTTAGTGGATAGTTTAATCCTATCCCTATATTTAACTCCCTTTTCATCTTTTAAACTTAGAATCTCACCTAAAAACGATTCACTTTCTCCGCCATGATAAGTATATGCAGTATCAATATAATTTATTCCACTATCAATAGCATGTAAAATATATTCTTGAGCTAGTTCCCTATCTATAGAATTATTTTTAGTAGGAAGGCGCATAGTACCTAAGCCAAGTGGAAATAATTCATCCCCATTCTTTTTTACTACTCTCTTTACCATATAATCATCACTTAAATATAAATCTTAAACACTGTCCTATTTCCTGAATGTTCATTTATCACTATCTTATTGATTAAATAGCCATTTAACACCATTTGATTAAATAGCCATTTAACACCATTAATCAAATAGCCATAACACCATTTGATTAAATAGCTATTTAAAGCATTTTATTGCTTAAATGACTATTCAATGCTATTTTTTCCTTAGCTTTAAAATAACAAGTTCAGAATCTGTACCCCATCTAAAAGGATAATCCATTGAACCAACACCTGTTGTAACATGCAAATACTTATCTTTTGTTGCAAATTTACCCTTAAAAAGGCCTCTATTATACCATATCCTATCTCCTATCCAAACAATGGGATAAAATTGGCCTCCATGAGTATGACCAGATAATTGAATATCAAAGCCCAATTTTGAAAAATCCTCCCAGTTTTGTGGGGCATGAAAATTAATAATATTAATCTTGTCCTCCCTAATAAATTCAAGTAGTTCATTAGCACCTACAGTTTCAATTTCTCCAAAGCTAAATGTTAATCCAAAGATATTTAAATCTTTAAATTCCATTCCCTCATTATCCAAAATAATAATTCCTGCCTTTTTGCAAGCTTTATAAACATTTTCAATTCCCGGATAAAAGTCATGATTACCTGCAGTAAAGATTATGGGAATGCCTATATCTTTAAAAGCTAGAAAATCATCCTCTTCAACTGTAGAAGATCCATCAGCTAAATCTCCAGATATGATAACCAAGTCACAAATATCTGAAAGCTCATTTAATTTATCTCTAATGTCTTTAATAATTTTCTTATGTCTGATAGCTCCAAAGTGAACATCAGACAAGTGAAGGATATTTATATCTTCATTTAAATTGTCCAAATAAATAGTTTTCTCATTGACAACTAATTTATGAGCCTTATAATAGCTATAAATGGCGATTAAAGGAACAAGAGCCACCAATAAAACAATGGCTAAAAATGGAATTTTCAAAAAACTACCTGCTAAATAAATGATTATTAAATCCATTGCAAAAAATAAAGACATCCAGAGCCAAATCCCAGATATCTCATCTAGCATTCTAGTTATAAATCTTGATTTTTTCTCTTCAAAAAGCATAGGACAAATATGCAATACAGCAAATAAAAGAGTTAATAAAATCAAATATGAATCATCCATCCCTCCGAATAATAAAAATAAATATTTCATTAAAAAAAATTCAAAAATTATAATTAAAGGAGATGAAAGAATAATCCTTCTTGTTCTAAAGCTCATAAGAAAAACCTCTATTATTATTTTTTATAAAGTTATTTATAAAAATTACTCTAAATGAGAAAAAAGAAGAAAATAAAACTTAACTAAAGATAGGTAAAATAATAAACAGCAAAATAAAATTAAAAAACTTAAAATGAAAAATAATAAAATCCCTAAAGAAAATAAGCTGCTGAGAAAATATTTAAAAACCATTAAGAAAACAAAGTGCTGACAAAATATTTAAAAACTATTAAGAAAATAAACTATATATAGCTTGACATATTAATCTAAATTTTATAAAAACTAAATGATAATCAATTTGAAATCTAATATAAAAATTAAATTTAACTCAAGCTCATAATTCTTATTATATATTGGAGGATAATAAATGAACGAAATATTATTAATGCTCCCAGGTCCAACAACTGCTGACCCAAGAGTATTACAAGCCATGTCTAAAAATGTTGTAAACCACAGAGGAGATGAATTTGGAAAAATTTATACTGAAACTACCGAATTAATGTCTAAAACTTTCCAAACTCAAAATGATTCCTATATCCTTACTGGTTCAGGAACTTCCGCAATGGAAGCAGCTCTTGCTAATCTTGTTAACAGAGGAGACAAAGTATTGAATATCGTTGGAGGAAAATTCGGAGGAAGATTTGTAGAAATTGCAAATGTTCATGGAATTGAATCCAAAACTTTAGATCTTGAATGGGGAACTGCTGTAAGTCCTGATCAAGTGCAAGAAGCTTTAGATGCTGATGAAGATATTAAAGCTGTAACCGCTGTACACAACGAAACTTCTACTGGAGTAGCTGCACCTATTGATGAAATTGGTGAAGTTATGAAAAACTACGATGCATTATACATTGTAGATACTGTATCATCTTTAGGTGGAGACTATGTAGATGTAGATAAATTCCACATCGATGCATGTGTAACTGGATCTCAAAAATGTCTCGCTGCACCACCTGGACTTGCAGCTATCACTTTCAATGATGATGCATGGGCAGCATGTGAAAAGGTCGAAGCGAATAATTACTACCTAAACATGCTAAAATACAGAGCAAGCGGTAATAAAGACCCTGCCCAAACTCCCTACACCCCATCTGTTTCATTAATTTATGCTTTAAAGGCAGCACTTGAAGTTAGCCATGAGGAAGGGCTTGAAAACAGTGTAGCAAGACACCACCAAGCAGCAGCTGCATCAAGAGATGCTGTTAAAGCTTTAAATCTTGAATTATTCCCTGATGAAGCTGTATCCTCAGCTACTGTAACTGCAGTTAATATACCTGAAGGTGCAACTGATAACGACATCAGAGGAACTATGTTAAACAAATATAAAGTCCAGTTAGCCGGTGGACAAGACCATCTTAAAGGAAATATTATTAGAATTGGACATATGGGTGTAATTAATTATCAGGAATTAGCTATTACATTTACTGCATTAGGATTGACCTTAAAGGGATTAGGTTTAGTTGAGGATGCAGGTGCAGGTGTAGCAGCTCTTGCTGACCATTATATCTAATTCTTTTTTTCTTTTTTCTTTTTATTTGAAATTCATGCTTTTTATCTATTTCTTTATTTTTATAAGCTGATTTAAAAACAATTATTATAAAACTATTTTTAAAAGATTCAAAAATAAAAGGCATCTTAAATAGCAAAATAATAACAAAACTATTATAAAGAATTCATAAGAAAATATAATTATAATTCTAAGGTTAAAAAAAACAATACCTATAACAATATAATTATAATTCTAAGGTTAAAAAAAACAATACCTATAACAATATAATTATAATTCTAAGGTTAAAAAAATATCTATATTAAAAAATTTTAAAAAAGGAGTTAAAAAATGATTGATGAAACACCGATTAAAACTACTGTTGAAGAGTTAAGAAAGCTTATCAATATTAACAATTACATTGGAGAAGCAATTGAAACTGAAGATAAAATCTTAATTCCAGTATCTAAAGCAACAATGGGTTTTGGAATTGGAGAAAACAAAAATGAAAATGAATTAACTGGAACCGGTGCTGGAGTAAGCGTTGAACCAATTACCATGGTCGTTGTAACAAAAGGAAAGGAAGGAATCGATGGAATTAGAACTATCAATTTAGCAAAAGGAAATGAAACTAATAAAGCATTAAATGAATTAGGATTAATTATAACCGACATATTGAAAGATATTATTCCTTCACAAGCTAATGGCGATGATTATATAAACATTGATGATGTTAGTGATGTTGAAATTAAAGATGAAGAAATAAGAGAAAAAGCTAAAGAAAGCATAAATGATATTAAAGAAGATATAAGCGAATGATTAGAAGATAAATTAGATATTGATATCTGTAAAAGTGAATAAATTTTAAATTGAATAATGATAATATTCAAATTAAGAAAATAAAAATAAATCATGAAAGGGCGATAATATGAACTTCAATCTTTTTTTAATTATATTAATCGTCTTAATAATCATCTTATGCATCACACTATACAACGGTTTAAAAATATTGTTAACCGTTAAAAAAGAGGAAAGTATAGTTAAATATGAATTA
Above is a genomic segment from Methanobrevibacter olleyae containing:
- a CDS encoding metallophosphoesterase, producing MDDSYLILLTLLFAVLHICPMLFEEKKSRFITRMLDEISGIWLWMSLFFAMDLIIIYLAGSFLKIPFLAIVLLVALVPLIAIYSYYKAHKLVVNEKTIYLDNLNEDINILHLSDVHFGAIRHKKIIKDIRDKLNELSDICDLVIISGDLADGSSTVEEDDFLAFKDIGIPIIFTAGNHDFYPGIENVYKACKKAGIIILDNEGMEFKDLNIFGLTFSFGEIETVGANELLEFIREDKINIINFHAPQNWEDFSKLGFDIQLSGHTHGGQFYPIVWIGDRIWYNRGLFKGKFATKDKYLHVTTGVGSMDYPFRWGTDSELVILKLRKK
- a CDS encoding GerW family sporulation protein; translation: MIDETPIKTTVEELRKLININNYIGEAIETEDKILIPVSKATMGFGIGENKNENELTGTGAGVSVEPITMVVVTKGKEGIDGIRTINLAKGNETNKALNELGLIITDILKDIIPSQANGDDYINIDDVSDVEIKDEEIREKAKESINDIKEDISE
- a CDS encoding pyridoxal-phosphate-dependent aminotransferase family protein — protein: MNEILLMLPGPTTADPRVLQAMSKNVVNHRGDEFGKIYTETTELMSKTFQTQNDSYILTGSGTSAMEAALANLVNRGDKVLNIVGGKFGGRFVEIANVHGIESKTLDLEWGTAVSPDQVQEALDADEDIKAVTAVHNETSTGVAAPIDEIGEVMKNYDALYIVDTVSSLGGDYVDVDKFHIDACVTGSQKCLAAPPGLAAITFNDDAWAACEKVEANNYYLNMLKYRASGNKDPAQTPYTPSVSLIYALKAALEVSHEEGLENSVARHHQAAAASRDAVKALNLELFPDEAVSSATVTAVNIPEGATDNDIRGTMLNKYKVQLAGGQDHLKGNIIRIGHMGVINYQELAITFTALGLTLKGLGLVEDAGAGVAALADHYI
- a CDS encoding aldo/keto reductase; its protein translation is MVKRVVKKNGDELFPLGLGTMRLPTKNNSIDRELAQEYILHAIDSGINYIDTAYTYHGGESESFLGEILSLKDEKGVKYRDRIKLSTKLPSWMLRSSEDMGAFLNEQLRKLQTDCIDYYYIHSIDLTTLLRLKDLGIYEFLEKARAEGKIKNIGFSYHGAPNEFNMAIDDFNWDMVLIQYNYLDVNAQAGIRGIKYAYEKDIAVFIMEPLKGGILAGELPKELDDLFKGTDSSRSSVDWALSWVFNQKEITCVLSGMGSLSQIKENMAIATRVEVGSLSNEELEMIKKAQGIFNSMIEISCTGCGYCLPCPKGVNIPDCFKIYNDKYLFNKKAFGPISNALVNYYVVVGGITNKQSSAGLCNHCGRCRSLCPQSIDIPNELDSVKSEFERFMFNYQIKFINNIAMPSINKISKFFDFFKHF
- the surE gene encoding 5'/3'-nucleotidase SurE, which gives rise to MKNILISNDDGVLAPGILATKQALGDLANLTVVAPKENNSSVGRKVNIMKHLYLDKYELADGSEAYGLSGTPSDSVNVGINYVCDKKPDLVVTGINPGINISKSEITISGTVCAALEAVAQGVPAIACSLFLDDDCFKKDENGQWYVDADYSFAQKILVKLVKKVLDEGLSEGINLLNLNIPSKPLSDKIKITYLADKMLESNILEREDDDGNDTVMIVPKLVENFKEGTDGYCLLVERRPSLTPLNIDLTGRINEVGNWEF
- a CDS encoding ORC1-type DNA replication protein, whose product is MAIEDILMFDETLFLNINAFNPDYMPDNFNFRDSQMEGMAMCIRPAIQGGRPTNSVIMGSCATGKTTAIKKVFELVENISDKVVCCYINCQLHTTRFGIFSQIHKKLFGHQPPETGVPFSRVYEKVMKYLGEENKALVVAFDDVNYLFQSQNANKVFYDILRAYEEFEGVRTGIFAILSDLEFRYALDKNVNTVFIPQDITFQPYTYSEIFDILSDRAKAGFFPSVISDEIVEEIANHTIEVGDLRVGIDLLRVCGNIAEANASRTIELEHVEEAIAKQGSVNLMETINSLNDIERTLLKAVADSDEILTAGELSKQFKEEANVSYATFNRTLEKLEFLRLIDTKFTGKGVRGNSREIILRFAPEDIKGCNL
- a CDS encoding 6-hydroxymethylpterin diphosphokinase MptE-like protein; its protein translation is MDINEWEVWYKEILEDFGFSRDDDEKSADLLDKILDDHGFLTLEDLYDETVYKKNDTGKFIVFGAGPSLKKHIEDSKSYNLDEYVLISADGATTALLEEDIIPDIIATDLDGKISDLLTANAHGVSFVIHAHGNNEENIDLFSGSFDKILGTTQSVPVGNLYNFGGFTDGDRAMFLAIALGADEMVLAGMDFGTIVTKYSRPNIEGETGPADEIKTKKLIYAERLLNWILENTDVKVINLVDN
- a CDS encoding archease translates to MEIDESNFKKYDYFDVTADIGFYAYGNSLEEAYENAGLAMFNVITDIDKVKKIESRDFEIVSEDLVSLLYDYLEELLFIQDTEFLFFSDFKVDIEKMDNDDGDDLNSSDLENYKLTCSAYGEEINWDIHPRRSEVKAITFHKMCVKEDDGIFKLRSILDL